One genomic window of Mercenaria mercenaria strain notata chromosome 2, MADL_Memer_1, whole genome shotgun sequence includes the following:
- the LOC128549173 gene encoding uncharacterized protein LOC128549173 → MAEGGHLSQTVFSASEEIYDYKCSPCEEAGVYKEAHKYCDSCKLYYCKKCLGEHNKFPALRGHLIKDVTSQPKQTVQTGPSGASIPALLVEPCENHPEESIKMYCGKHDAVCCTVCIALDHRECKDVHYILQLAKDIRTSQEYNDYVKEVTRIKTVYEEIKHSIQYEIKTMSNVKTEIIREIKEYKRELVSRIEELESRSLEKVNERCKQITERMNVTASHVDELLDRVTKLVREIDITSEAHLFVQIKKMRQMKNENDMTDKELKTFEGLSFSLDDSIRNALDNLDGLAIANVPLKILSKKEYIIFEDDDYHVCDMCMLDDDTLVMTGNDRLKRFSRSFKDMANISVPGISCGICTTSRSKELAVTIRDRQKIQFAKYNAKTMSLTKSFKVGVSCKGICCRDDYLFVTCGGGDGDNVPGHLRQYDMKGNLICTIDTDNAGRPIFTSPRVMTLDSSTYNIYIADRGNGIIVLDRNGKVKSHLYDFFLKNGFGICLTTTNKILVSGCDSYSIHQYDENFRYIGTILNLSDKVQNPIGILVDESNKRLIVGLRKHSKVYEYCYDTKC, encoded by the exons ATGGCGGAAGGAGGACATTTGTCACAAACTGTGTTCAGCGCTTCAGAGGAAATATATGATTACAAATGTTCACCGTGCGAAGAAGCTGGAGTATATAAAGAAGCACATAAATACTGTGATAGTTGTAAACTATATTACTGTAAGAAATGTCTCGGCGAACACAACAAATTTCCGGCTTTAAGAGGACATCTGATTAAAGATGTGACCTCTCAACCGAAACAGACTGTTCAAACTGGGCCATCAGGTGCATCCATACCAGCACTACTAGTTGAGCCGTGTGAGAACCATCCCGAAGAATCGATAAAGATGTATTGTGGTAAACATGATGCTGTCTGCTGCACTGTTTGTATAGCGCTCGATCACAG AGAGTGCAAAGACGTTCACTACATTCTACAGCTGGCTAAAGATATCAGAACAAGTCAGGAATACAACGACTACGTGAAAGAAGTGACAAGAATCAAAACAGTGTACGAAGAAATTAAACATTCCATCCAATATGAAATAAagactatgagtaatgtaaagaCTGAAATTATCAGAGAAATAAAAGAGTACAAAAGAGAATTAGTTTCAAGAATAGAAGAACTCGAGAGTAGGTCGCTTGAAAAAGTGAATGAAAGGTGTAAGCAAATCACAGAAAGAATGAATGTAACTGCAAGTCATGTTGATGAATTATTAGACAGGGTAACAAAACTTGTGCGAGAGATCGATATTACTAGTGAGGCACATCTGTTtgtccaaataaaaaaaatgagacAAATGAAAAACGAAAACGATATGACTGACAAAGAACTTAAAACGTTTGAAGGACTTAGTTTTTCATTAGACGACAGTATTAGAAATGCTCTCGATAATCTCGACGGACTTGCTATCGCAAACGTACCTCTCAAAATTCTTTCGAAGAAAGAGTATATTATATTCGAAGATGACGACTACCATGTTTGTGATATGTGTATGTTGGATGATGACACCTTGGTTATGACAGGTAATGACAGACTGAAACGTTTCAGTAGGTCATTTAAAGATATGGCTAACATATCGGTCCCAGGGATATCGTGTGGTATTTGTAcaacttcaaggtcaaaagaATTAGCTGTTACAATACGGGACAGGCAAAAAATACAGTTTGCTAAATACAATGCAAAAACAATGTCACTGACAAAATCGTTCAAAGTAGGTGTTTCATGCAAAGGTATTTGCTGTAGAGATGACTACCTCTTCGTCACTTGTGGCGGAGGTGACGGTGACAATGTCCCAGGTCATTTAAGACAGTATGATATGAAAGGTAACCTTATCTGCACAATTGACACTGACAATGCCGGCCGGCCAATCTTCACATCTCCACGTGTGATGACTCTTGATTCTAGcacatataacatatatatagctGACAGAGGCAACGGAATAATTGTTCTTGACAGGAATGGAAAGGTAAAAAGccatttgtatgatttttttttgaaaaatggatTCGGTATTTGTCTTACAACTACGAATAAGATACTTGTGTCCGGTTGTGATTCCTACAGTATACATCAATATGATGAGAATTTTAGGTATATTGGAACAATCTTGAATCTGTCGGATAAAGTGCAAAATCCTATAGGCATACTAGTTGATGAATCAAATAAACGGTTAATTGTTGGCTTGCGAAAACACAGTAAAGTTTACGAGTACTGTTATGACACTAAGTGTTAG
- the LOC123563883 gene encoding uncharacterized protein LOC123563883, with protein MAEGGHLSQSVLGASEEIYDYNCSPCKKSGVYKEAHKYCNSCKLYYCKKCLGEHNKFPALRGHLIKDVTSQPKQTVQTGSSTSAIPTEPCEDHPEEIIKMYCGEHDVVCCTVCIALDHRECKDVHYILKLAKDVKTSQEYNDFADEVITIKTVYEDTQQSIQDEIKTISNVKTEIIREIKEYKRELVSRIEELESRSLEKVNERYQQIIERLNATASHVSDLLDKVTHIVREIDNVGETQLFVQMKRMSPMRDEKRKIDKNLQTFEGLSFSLDNSIRNTIKHVDSPAIAKVPVKILSKKEYGIIFDDDEYRRNNVRDMCILDDDTLVLTCNDRLKRLNRSFKKMSNISVPGELNGICKTSRPKELAITIRDKQTVQFAQYTANNMSLTKSFTVGVPCKGICCRDNYLFVACGGGGSDNVQGHLRQYDMKCNLICTIDTDNAGRRIFTSPRLMTLDSSTKNIYIADRHNGIIVLDRNGKIERHLYNSFLKNGFGICITTRNKILISSLDSFSIHQYDENVRYVGSVLNLTDKMLEPEGILLDESKKRLIVGMGAHNKIYVYEVEC; from the exons ATGGCGGAAGGAGGACATTTGTCACAAAGTGTGCTCGGCGCTTCAGAGGAAATATATGATTACAACTGTTCGCCGTGCAAAAAATCTGGAGTATATAAGGAAGCACATAAATACTGTAATAGTTGTAAACTATATTACTGTAAGAAATGTCTCGGCGAACACAACAAATTTCCGGCTTTAAGAGGACACCTGATAAAAGATGTGACCTCTCAACCGAAACAGACTGTTCAAACTGGGTCATCCACGTCAGCAATACCAACTGAACCATGTGAAGACCAtcctgaagaaataataaaaatgtactgTGGTGAACATGATGTTGTCTGCTGCACTGTTTGTATAGCACTTGATCACAG AGAGTGCAAAGACGTTCACTACATTCTAAAGCTGGCTAAAGATGTCAAAACAAGTCAAGAATACAACGACTTCGCGGATGAGGTGATAACGATCAAAACCGTGTACGAGGACACTCAACAGTCTATCCAAGATGAAATAAAGACAATTAGTAACGTAAAAACTGAAATTATCAGAGAAATAAAAGAGTATAAGAGAGAGTTAGTTTCAAGAATAGAAGAACTGGAGAGTAGGTCGCTTGAGAAAGTGAATGAAAGATATCAGCAAATAATAGAAAGATTGAATGCAACTGCAAGTCATGTAAGTGATTTATTAGATAAGGTAACACATATTGTGCGAGAGATAGATAATGTGGGTGAAACACAACTGTTTGTTCAAATGAAGAGAATGAGTCCAATGAGAGACGAAAAAAGAAAGATTGACAAAAATCTTCAAACGTTTGAAGGACTTAGTTTTTCGTTGGACAACAGTATTAGAAATACCATCAAACATGTCGACAGTCCTGCTATTGCAAAAGTACCTGTCAAAATTCTTTCGAAGAAAGAGTATGGTATTATCTTTGACGATGACGAATACAGAAGGAACAATGTACGTGATATGTGTATATTGGATGACGACACCTTGGTTTTGACATGTAACGACAGACTGAAACGTTTAAAtagatcatttaaaaaaatgtctaatATATCGGTCCCAGGGGAATTGAATGGGATATGTAAAACTTCAAGACCAAAAGAATTAGCTATTACAATACGAGATAAGCAAACAGTACAGTTTGCTCAGTACACTGCTAACAATATGTCACTGACAAAATCGTTCACAGTCGGCGTTCCATGCAAAGGTATTTGCTGTAGAGATAATTACCTGTTCGTCGCTTGTGGCGGAGGCGGCAGCGACAATGTCCAAGGTCATTTAAGACAGTATGATATGAAATGTAACCTTATCTGCACAATTGACACTGACAATGCCGGCCGACGAATCTTCACATCTCCCCGCCTAATGACTCTTGATTCAAGcacaaaaaacatatatatagcaGACAGACACAACGGAATAATTGTTCTTGACAGGAATGGAAAGATAGAAAGGCATCTGTATAATTCTTTTCTGAAAAATGGATTCGGTATCTGTATTACAACTCGGAATAAGATTCTTATTTCCAGCCTTGATTCCTTTAGTATACATCAATATGATGAAAATGTCAGGTATGTAGGAAGTGTCTTGAACCTTACGGATAAAATGCTTGAACCTGAAGGCATACTACTTGATGAATCAAAGAAACGGTTAATTGTTGGCATGGGCGCGCACAATAAAATATACGTTTATGAAGTTGAATGTTAA